A DNA window from Acidimicrobiia bacterium contains the following coding sequences:
- a CDS encoding cytochrome P450, with translation MTEPATTFDPFDPGQAHDAWALLAELRAEAPVVEIAGGMHYVTRHEECRAMLRATDAFSNASGFKAPGVEIPLPDRLLGELDPPLHTPVRRVMVTAMSPRLVHAAEPFIRDTAHALLDALGTGDADLVAGFTVLLPNRVTVHLLGLPSADADALAAWAKELMESPFPRTNATERGVGFAAAFPEFAGYIDGKIDEAEAQLARGEERDDVLARLVTLEVEGSRLPRRQVRALVRNLITGGLTTTSQLLGNLLYEIFTVPGLEAAVRADDDALARAVEESLRIAPPVLFVPRGCTHDTTVAGVEVHEGERIIAGTACANRDERMFEAPDEFRVDRPNADQHLTFGYGPHVCPGASLARTVARVGIRAFLDHFRPGTVRLADGYEFENVPTFFEEGPRRLPVVVTG, from the coding sequence ATGACGGAACCGGCGACGACCTTCGACCCCTTCGACCCGGGCCAGGCCCACGACGCGTGGGCGCTGCTCGCGGAGCTGCGCGCCGAGGCACCGGTCGTCGAGATCGCGGGCGGGATGCACTACGTGACCCGTCACGAGGAGTGCCGGGCGATGCTGCGCGCGACCGACGCGTTCTCGAACGCGTCGGGCTTCAAGGCGCCGGGTGTCGAGATCCCGCTCCCGGACCGTCTGCTCGGGGAGCTCGACCCGCCGTTGCACACGCCCGTGCGGCGGGTGATGGTCACCGCGATGTCGCCGCGGCTCGTCCACGCCGCGGAGCCGTTCATCCGCGACACCGCGCACGCGCTCCTCGACGCGCTCGGCACGGGCGACGCCGACCTCGTCGCGGGGTTCACGGTGCTGCTGCCGAACCGCGTGACGGTGCACCTGCTCGGTCTCCCATCCGCGGACGCCGACGCGCTCGCGGCGTGGGCGAAGGAGCTCATGGAGAGCCCGTTCCCGCGGACGAACGCGACCGAGCGCGGCGTCGGCTTCGCCGCCGCGTTCCCCGAGTTCGCCGGCTATATCGACGGCAAGATCGACGAAGCCGAGGCCCAGCTCGCGCGCGGCGAGGAGCGTGACGACGTGCTGGCGCGCCTCGTCACGCTCGAGGTCGAGGGCTCGCGTCTCCCGCGTCGACAGGTCCGTGCGCTCGTCCGCAACCTCATCACCGGCGGGCTCACGACGACGAGCCAGCTGCTCGGGAACCTGCTCTACGAGATCTTCACCGTCCCCGGCCTCGAGGCGGCCGTGCGCGCCGACGACGACGCGCTCGCGCGCGCGGTCGAGGAGAGCCTCCGCATCGCGCCTCCGGTCCTGTTCGTCCCGCGCGGCTGCACGCACGACACGACCGTCGCGGGCGTGGAGGTGCACGAGGGCGAGCGCATCATCGCCGGGACCGCGTGCGCGAACCGCGACGAGCGGATGTTCGAGGCACCCGACGAGTTCCGCGTCGACCGGCCCAACGCGGACCAGCACCTGACGTTCGGATACGGGCCGCACGTCTGCCCGGGCGCGTCACTCGCCCGCACCGTCGCGCGCGTCGGCATCCGCGCGTTCCTCGACCACTTCCGGCCCGGCACGGTACGCCTCGCCGACGGCTACGAGTTCGAGAACGTGCCGACGTTCTTCGAGGAAGGCCCGCGCCGTCTGCCGGTCGTCGTGACGGGTTGA
- a CDS encoding phosphomannose isomerase type II C-terminal cupin domain yields MREILRMPETERDQDEREQDERPWGGYLVLEDEPTHKVKRITVRPGKRLSYQRHARRAEHWFVVGGRATVTLDGDERRLGPGDAIDIPRGAAHRIANRGHEPLVFVEVQVGDYFGEDDIERLDDDYGRT; encoded by the coding sequence GTGCGCGAGATTCTCCGGATGCCCGAGACGGAACGTGACCAGGACGAGCGCGAGCAGGACGAGCGTCCCTGGGGTGGCTACCTCGTGCTGGAGGACGAGCCGACCCACAAGGTGAAGCGGATCACCGTGCGGCCCGGGAAGCGCCTGAGCTACCAGCGCCACGCCCGCCGCGCCGAGCACTGGTTCGTCGTGGGCGGCAGGGCGACGGTCACGCTCGACGGCGACGAGCGTCGGCTCGGTCCCGGCGACGCGATCGACATCCCGCGCGGCGCCGCGCACCGCATCGCCAACCGCGGCCACGAGCCCCTCGTCTTCGTCGAGGTCCAGGTGGGCGACTACTTCGGCGAGGACGACATCGAGCGCCTCGACGACGACTACGGGAGGACCTGA
- a CDS encoding DUF2231 domain-containing protein, which produces MRRFSFRPALTLTGRKFKGLRGFAGKPFHPPLTDVPVGAYVLAAAFDVISLAGRHQHWARDFYRAASFTIIAGAGVSLLAALTGFWDWLRSTEPGTQARRTANAHMLTMVTVTVIVLVDVVVRIAVYWDRPHTPPLIVALSVAAALLTFVGGTLGGSLAYDYGFNVETAGDSPVWHRSEVDVLPGQKPTAPTDDGPGAPTVGHI; this is translated from the coding sequence ATGCGACGGTTCTCGTTCCGTCCGGCACTCACGCTGACGGGCCGGAAGTTCAAGGGGCTGCGGGGCTTCGCGGGCAAGCCGTTCCACCCGCCGCTCACCGACGTTCCCGTCGGCGCCTACGTCCTCGCGGCGGCGTTCGACGTCATCTCGCTCGCGGGCCGTCATCAGCACTGGGCCCGTGACTTCTACCGGGCGGCGAGCTTCACGATCATCGCCGGCGCCGGCGTGTCGCTGCTCGCCGCGCTCACCGGGTTCTGGGACTGGCTGCGCTCCACCGAGCCCGGGACGCAGGCGCGTCGGACCGCGAACGCGCACATGCTGACGATGGTGACCGTGACGGTGATCGTCCTCGTCGACGTCGTCGTGCGGATCGCCGTGTACTGGGACCGGCCGCACACGCCGCCGCTCATCGTGGCGTTGAGCGTCGCCGCGGCGTTGCTGACGTTCGTCGGCGGGACGCTCGGCGGGTCCCTGGCCTACGACTACGGGTTCAACGTGGAGACGGCGGGCGACAGCCCGGTGTGGCACCGCTCGGAGGTCGACGTCCTGCCCGGACAGAAGCCGACCGCGCCCACCGACGACGGGCCGGGTGCGCCGACCGTCGGGCATATTTGA
- a CDS encoding pirin family protein, with amino-acid sequence MPAVTVDDILTVPAIAPPGPGSHARPVLAVTTAPTGTEGLGFPVRRAFAGVDARYLDPFVHMDQMGEVEYAPGEPKGTPWHPHRGFETVTYMIDGTFEHHDSTGGGGLITDGATQWMTAGSGILHIETPPEELVATGGVFHGVQLWVNLPKAEKLVPPAYQGIEPDHVTLLRSPDGGALIRVIAGDVDGHRGPGSTHTPIALAHVTLAPGARVTIPWPRDFNGLAYVLSGRGSVGDEHAPVETGRLAVFGDGDTLELAADEAQDAHAPNLDVLVLGGRPIREPVVWYGPFVMNTKAEIVQALEDFESGRMGQIPAGA; translated from the coding sequence ATGCCTGCAGTCACCGTCGACGACATCCTGACCGTCCCCGCGATCGCGCCGCCCGGGCCGGGCTCGCACGCCCGCCCCGTGCTCGCGGTGACGACCGCACCGACCGGCACGGAGGGTCTGGGCTTCCCCGTGCGGCGCGCGTTCGCCGGCGTCGACGCCCGGTACCTCGACCCGTTCGTCCACATGGACCAGATGGGAGAGGTCGAGTACGCGCCGGGCGAGCCCAAGGGCACGCCGTGGCATCCGCACCGGGGGTTCGAGACCGTCACCTACATGATCGACGGGACGTTCGAGCACCACGACTCGACCGGTGGCGGGGGTCTCATCACCGACGGTGCCACGCAGTGGATGACCGCGGGGTCGGGGATCCTGCACATCGAGACGCCACCCGAGGAGCTCGTCGCGACGGGTGGCGTGTTCCACGGCGTCCAGCTGTGGGTCAACCTGCCGAAGGCGGAGAAGCTCGTGCCGCCCGCGTACCAGGGCATCGAGCCCGATCACGTCACGCTGCTGCGCTCGCCCGACGGCGGCGCGCTCATCCGCGTCATCGCGGGCGACGTCGACGGTCACCGCGGTCCCGGCTCGACGCACACGCCGATCGCGCTCGCGCACGTCACGCTCGCGCCGGGCGCGCGCGTCACGATCCCGTGGCCGCGCGACTTCAACGGGCTGGCGTACGTGCTGTCGGGGCGCGGGTCGGTCGGCGACGAGCACGCGCCCGTCGAGACGGGCCGCCTCGCCGTGTTCGGTGACGGCGACACGCTGGAGCTCGCGGCGGACGAGGCGCAGGACGCGCACGCGCCGAACCTCGACGTGCTCGTGCTCGGTGGTCGGCCGATCCGCGAGCCGGTCGTCTGGTACGGACCGTTCGTGATGAACACGAAGGCCGAGATCGTCCAGGCGCTCGAGGACTTCGAGTCCGGCCGGATGGGTCAGATCCCCGCGGGCGCGTGA
- a CDS encoding penicillin acylase family protein: protein MARRWFATLLGVVLVVTMVAAIPAAADDRPPLVRNVLVPGESGAVPPDAHSTDQIPLYDGLTSKFDQVSPDDVQRYFKDEKLGDTSGTPEASPLAGLKILRDSYDVPHIFGQTRYDTEFGAGWVTAEDRGLLLETLRGPARIAALDVPGLDAFALAQSLRKFDPSPATEAFLAAQEQQALAQAGPEGRQVEADVDAYVAGINAYYAKTHNPAAPWTRNDVIAATSLIGAVFGRGGGNEVANSDVLARLRAQFGDTAGTAIFRDLREAQDPEAPTTITRRFDYEPVPTGPTPGSAVIDPGSIQAVSALTPKQHMSNALLTKARRTVGGDPAAVMGPQVGYYYPEILMEMDLNGGGINARGASFPGTSVYVELGRGKRYAWSATSAESDNIDQFVEQLCNPDGSAPTRASDHYVFDGKCVAMTTFDAGVLRGSGTTPDQEVVFHQTVHGPVSGTVTIGGKPYAITTQRSTRGREAMSALGFLELNENVPHGPTSFQRSASKIEYTFNWFYVDGDHVSYFSSGRLPVRAAGTDPSLPTYGTGQWEWRGFLSPDDHPHASDPDNGVFVNWNNKQAPGWGAADDNWGYGPVQHVQLFTGFKDRNTPSDLVAIMNKAATQDDRAVLVWPVIARVLATGHAPNALAQQAVDLVNTWVQQGASRLDRNADGKVDAPGAAVLDAAWPLLTNAVLRPVLGSILDEIPTTGIPGYVQKDLRTILGEPVTGRYSRVYCGKGDLTTCRTDLWNAVSQAAATLAAQQGPDASAWRARARRITFVPGLLPDTIQSVNRPTFQQVVQF, encoded by the coding sequence ATGGCACGACGGTGGTTCGCGACGCTGCTCGGCGTCGTCCTCGTGGTCACGATGGTGGCTGCGATCCCCGCCGCGGCGGACGACCGGCCGCCGCTCGTGCGCAACGTCCTCGTGCCCGGCGAGTCCGGCGCGGTGCCACCCGACGCGCACTCCACCGACCAGATCCCGCTGTACGACGGGCTGACGTCGAAGTTCGACCAGGTCTCGCCGGACGACGTCCAGCGCTACTTCAAGGACGAGAAGCTCGGCGACACGTCCGGGACACCGGAGGCGTCGCCCCTCGCCGGCCTGAAGATCCTGCGCGACTCGTACGACGTCCCCCACATCTTCGGCCAGACCCGCTACGACACCGAGTTCGGCGCGGGCTGGGTCACCGCGGAGGACCGCGGCCTGCTGCTCGAGACGCTGCGCGGGCCCGCGCGCATCGCCGCGCTCGACGTGCCGGGCCTCGACGCGTTCGCGCTCGCGCAGAGCCTCCGCAAGTTCGACCCGTCCCCCGCGACCGAGGCGTTCCTCGCGGCGCAGGAGCAACAGGCGCTCGCGCAGGCCGGACCCGAGGGCCGGCAGGTCGAGGCCGACGTCGACGCGTACGTCGCGGGCATCAACGCCTACTACGCGAAGACGCACAACCCCGCCGCGCCCTGGACACGCAACGACGTGATCGCGGCGACGTCGCTCATCGGCGCGGTGTTCGGACGCGGCGGCGGCAACGAGGTCGCCAACTCGGACGTCCTCGCCCGGCTGCGCGCGCAGTTCGGCGACACCGCCGGCACCGCGATCTTCCGCGACCTGCGCGAGGCGCAGGACCCCGAGGCACCGACGACGATCACGCGCCGCTTCGACTACGAGCCCGTCCCCACCGGGCCGACGCCGGGCTCCGCGGTGATCGACCCGGGCTCGATCCAGGCCGTCTCGGCGCTCACGCCGAAGCAGCACATGTCGAACGCGCTGCTCACGAAGGCGCGCCGCACCGTCGGCGGCGACCCCGCCGCGGTCATGGGTCCCCAGGTCGGCTACTACTACCCCGAGATCCTCATGGAGATGGACCTCAACGGCGGCGGGATCAACGCGCGCGGCGCGTCGTTCCCGGGCACGTCGGTCTACGTCGAGCTCGGCCGCGGCAAGAGGTACGCGTGGAGCGCGACGTCGGCGGAGTCCGACAACATCGACCAGTTCGTCGAGCAGCTCTGCAACCCGGACGGCTCCGCGCCGACGCGCGCGAGCGACCACTACGTCTTCGACGGCAAGTGCGTCGCGATGACGACGTTCGACGCCGGCGTGCTGCGCGGCAGCGGCACGACGCCCGACCAGGAGGTCGTGTTCCACCAGACCGTGCACGGGCCGGTCAGCGGAACGGTGACGATCGGCGGCAAGCCGTACGCGATCACCACGCAGCGTTCGACGCGCGGGCGCGAGGCGATGAGCGCGCTCGGCTTCCTCGAGCTGAACGAGAACGTCCCGCACGGGCCGACGAGCTTCCAGCGCAGCGCCAGCAAGATCGAGTACACGTTCAACTGGTTCTACGTCGACGGCGACCACGTCTCGTACTTCTCGTCGGGGCGGCTGCCGGTGCGCGCGGCCGGTACCGACCCGAGTCTCCCGACCTACGGGACCGGGCAGTGGGAGTGGCGCGGGTTCCTGTCCCCGGACGATCACCCGCACGCGAGCGATCCCGACAACGGCGTGTTCGTCAACTGGAACAACAAGCAGGCGCCCGGGTGGGGCGCGGCCGACGACAACTGGGGCTACGGCCCGGTGCAGCACGTCCAGCTGTTCACCGGGTTCAAGGACCGCAACACGCCGTCCGACCTCGTCGCGATCATGAACAAGGCCGCGACCCAGGACGACCGCGCGGTGCTCGTCTGGCCCGTGATCGCGCGCGTGCTGGCGACGGGTCACGCGCCGAACGCGCTCGCGCAACAGGCCGTCGACCTGGTGAACACCTGGGTGCAGCAGGGCGCGAGCCGTCTCGACCGCAACGCCGACGGCAAGGTCGACGCGCCCGGCGCCGCGGTGCTCGACGCGGCGTGGCCGCTCCTGACGAACGCGGTGCTGCGCCCGGTGCTCGGCTCGATCCTCGACGAGATCCCGACGACCGGCATCCCCGGCTACGTGCAGAAGGACCTGCGCACGATCCTCGGTGAGCCGGTCACCGGCCGCTACAGCCGCGTCTACTGCGGCAAGGGTGACCTGACGACGTGCCGGACCGATCTCTGGAACGCGGTGTCACAGGCCGCGGCGACGCTCGCCGCGCAGCAGGGCCCGGACGCGAGCGCGTGGCGCGCCCGGGCACGGCGCATCACGTTCGTGCCGGGCCTGCTCCCCGACACGATCCAGTCCGTCAACCGCCCGACCTTCCAGCAAGTCGTCCAGTTCTAA
- a CDS encoding MauE/DoxX family redox-associated membrane protein: MRRADELPTSALPRPAGATALRALLGAVLVWAGATGLAHHGRWSRTWRAADLGTLGTVLATALPVVALLAAVLLASRRSAFVGAVAGAAVACVALFTTVVTWTHGVPVACTCVDSAVRDGTRANVEAVIGDALLLALACATAWATRAVAPDGRPPPAS; the protein is encoded by the coding sequence GTGCGCCGCGCCGACGAGCTGCCCACGTCTGCACTCCCCCGTCCGGCGGGCGCGACGGCACTGCGCGCGCTGCTCGGCGCGGTGCTCGTCTGGGCGGGCGCCACCGGCCTCGCGCACCACGGCAGGTGGTCACGCACATGGCGCGCGGCGGACCTCGGCACGCTCGGGACTGTCCTCGCGACCGCGCTACCGGTCGTCGCCCTCCTCGCCGCCGTCCTCCTCGCGTCGCGACGGAGCGCGTTCGTCGGCGCGGTTGCCGGTGCCGCCGTTGCGTGCGTCGCTTTGTTCACGACCGTCGTGACGTGGACGCACGGCGTACCGGTCGCGTGCACGTGCGTCGATTCGGCGGTGCGCGACGGCACACGGGCGAACGTCGAGGCCGTCATTGGCGACGCGCTCCTGCTCGCGCTGGCGTGCGCGACCGCGTGGGCGACGCGCGCGGTCGCGCCGGACGGGCGCCCGCCGCCGGCGTCCTGA
- a CDS encoding glycosyltransferase gives MTDGTDGRVPHRPDGTRSRLPASVVVPTVGRADLVRACVASVAACDPAADEIVVVDQSGEPAVRDAVREAGGNAARVVHCDGRGVARATNLGVREARNGAVLVTHDDCTVAPDWVGAGFRHLQQQPDVLFTGRVKPPPGTVYVPSTKDDPEPHDFTGERAMGVLYPACMAFGRDVMLAFGGFDERDEMRSAEDNDLCYRWLDDGRGLRYEPDMVVWHHDWRTPEQIVQTHLAYARSEGALYAKHLYARDWRVLPFLWWELRTAVRARVGALVKHRPRWQDERREMLFPLLGALARGLVAERRRAARQRAVPTSPSTRAR, from the coding sequence GTGACGGACGGGACGGACGGGCGGGTGCCGCACCGGCCGGACGGGACGCGGAGCCGGTTGCCGGCGAGTGTCGTCGTGCCGACGGTGGGTCGCGCCGACCTCGTACGCGCGTGCGTCGCGTCGGTCGCCGCGTGCGACCCCGCTGCGGACGAGATCGTCGTCGTCGACCAGAGCGGCGAGCCCGCGGTCCGCGACGCCGTGCGCGAGGCGGGCGGCAACGCCGCGCGTGTCGTGCACTGTGACGGGCGGGGCGTCGCGCGCGCGACGAACCTCGGTGTCCGTGAGGCGCGCAACGGGGCGGTCCTCGTCACGCACGACGACTGCACGGTCGCGCCGGACTGGGTCGGGGCCGGGTTCCGCCACCTGCAGCAGCAGCCCGACGTGCTCTTCACGGGCCGGGTCAAGCCCCCGCCGGGCACGGTGTACGTGCCGTCGACGAAGGACGACCCCGAGCCGCACGACTTCACGGGCGAGCGCGCCATGGGGGTCCTGTACCCCGCGTGCATGGCGTTCGGGCGCGACGTGATGCTGGCGTTCGGTGGGTTCGACGAACGTGACGAGATGCGCTCGGCCGAGGACAACGACCTGTGCTACCGGTGGCTGGACGACGGCCGCGGCCTTCGCTACGAGCCCGACATGGTCGTGTGGCACCACGACTGGCGCACGCCCGAGCAGATCGTGCAGACACACCTCGCGTACGCGCGCAGCGAGGGCGCGCTCTACGCGAAGCACCTGTACGCGCGTGACTGGCGCGTGCTGCCGTTCCTGTGGTGGGAGCTGCGCACCGCGGTGCGGGCACGCGTCGGCGCGCTCGTGAAGCATCGCCCGCGCTGGCAGGACGAGCGCCGAGAGATGCTCTTCCCGCTCCTCGGCGCGCTCGCGCGCGGCCTCGTCGCCGAGCGGCGCCGCGCGGCCCGTCAGCGCGCGGTGCCGACGTCGCCCAGCACACGAGCCAGGTAG
- a CDS encoding glycosyltransferase: protein MRTMTVAIASYQRRAPLLRLLHALDDEIARDGATGAGVDVVVVLDGSDDGSREAVDSGPWRMPVRVHWQPNRGLAAARNAGLARATGEIVWFLDDDVVPTPGLLARHRAAHEGEAGDDVVVGLCVIPDDSDVPDDAREWWAAHHAELHDRAVIDRFDLFTAANASGPVACFRDVGGFDERFVEYGCEDFELAARLLDAGVRIRFDPEAVALHPEHATFTEMVRRQRSIGRNCVLIARDHPHTAETLFPMNPAGRTTTFLRRLPTRAPRVYAAIATVAESVARHGRPVLGTRPTRQLQHIALAASFASGVADADCDGRYLARVLGDVGTAR, encoded by the coding sequence ATGCGGACGATGACGGTCGCGATCGCGTCGTACCAGCGGCGCGCGCCGCTGCTGCGCCTGCTGCACGCGCTCGACGACGAGATCGCCCGCGACGGGGCGACGGGTGCGGGCGTCGACGTCGTGGTCGTGCTGGACGGGTCCGACGACGGCTCGCGCGAAGCGGTCGACTCGGGACCGTGGCGGATGCCGGTACGGGTCCACTGGCAGCCGAACCGCGGGCTGGCCGCGGCGCGCAACGCGGGGCTCGCGCGCGCGACCGGTGAGATCGTCTGGTTCCTCGACGACGACGTCGTCCCGACCCCCGGCCTGCTCGCGCGCCACCGCGCCGCGCACGAGGGCGAGGCGGGTGACGACGTCGTCGTGGGCCTGTGCGTCATCCCCGACGACAGCGACGTCCCCGACGACGCACGCGAGTGGTGGGCCGCGCACCACGCCGAGCTCCACGACCGTGCCGTGATCGACCGGTTCGACCTGTTCACCGCGGCCAACGCGAGCGGTCCGGTCGCGTGCTTCCGTGACGTCGGCGGCTTCGACGAGCGGTTCGTCGAGTACGGCTGTGAGGACTTCGAGCTCGCCGCGCGCCTGCTCGACGCCGGTGTGCGCATCCGCTTCGATCCCGAGGCGGTGGCACTGCACCCGGAGCACGCGACGTTCACGGAGATGGTCCGCCGGCAGCGCAGCATCGGACGCAACTGCGTGCTGATCGCGCGGGACCACCCGCACACGGCCGAGACGCTGTTCCCGATGAACCCTGCCGGTCGGACGACGACGTTCCTCCGCCGGCTCCCGACCCGCGCGCCGCGCGTCTACGCCGCGATCGCGACGGTCGCGGAGTCCGTCGCGCGACACGGGCGTCCGGTGCTCGGTACGCGCCCGACGCGGCAGCTGCAGCACATCGCGCTCGCGGCGTCGTTCGCGTCCGGCGTCGCGGACGCCGACTGCGACGGTCGCTACCTGGCTCGTGTGCTGGGCGACGTCGGCACCGCGCGCTGA
- a CDS encoding class I SAM-dependent methyltransferase, whose amino-acid sequence MAERDRPRWRRAAAWVRDRALDRGLLPYRPERHPPERFEAGYRTGDFEYYAQLDEMPRYGVLLGYVTYFGDVPDVLDIGCGRGLLRIRLPEDAFRSYVGVDFAGAAIDAARALEDGRTRFVHGDARTLDLPHADVVVLNEVLYYLDDADAFLTRVAGWLRPGGRVLTSMWRHPGDAQLWRIVDERFELVDRVHVRSERNTLSPHGWRVACHVNRGGS is encoded by the coding sequence ATGGCAGAACGGGACCGGCCGCGGTGGCGCCGCGCCGCGGCATGGGTGCGTGACCGGGCGCTGGACCGCGGTCTCCTCCCGTACCGTCCCGAGCGTCATCCGCCGGAGCGGTTCGAGGCCGGCTACCGCACCGGCGACTTCGAGTACTACGCGCAGCTCGACGAGATGCCGCGCTACGGCGTGCTGCTCGGGTACGTGACGTACTTCGGCGACGTTCCCGACGTGCTCGACATCGGGTGCGGGCGCGGCCTGCTGCGGATCCGGCTCCCCGAGGACGCCTTCCGCAGCTACGTGGGCGTGGACTTCGCGGGCGCGGCGATCGACGCGGCGCGCGCGCTCGAGGACGGGCGCACCCGGTTCGTGCACGGCGACGCTCGCACGCTCGACCTCCCGCACGCCGACGTCGTCGTGCTCAACGAGGTGCTCTACTACCTCGACGACGCCGACGCGTTCCTCACGCGCGTCGCCGGGTGGCTGCGTCCCGGCGGGCGCGTGCTCACGTCGATGTGGCGCCATCCCGGTGACGCGCAGCTGTGGCGGATCGTCGACGAGCGGTTCGAGCTCGTCGACCGGGTGCACGTCCGGTCCGAGCGCAACACGCTGTCACCCCACGGGTGGCGCGTCGCGTGTCACGTCAACCGGGGAGGGTCGTGA